A genomic region of Palaemon carinicauda isolate YSFRI2023 chromosome 22, ASM3689809v2, whole genome shotgun sequence contains the following coding sequences:
- the LOC137616111 gene encoding uncharacterized protein — protein sequence MCRAVIVLSLAAIAMGQEDFFEKYSFTKVMANCFGEDVYYDYLAKVGIAQRECQQYPVSSLHSIDYPYYEKLGYPTNAGGYPIYSQYPSQYLGNTHYLGNTGHHYGVPQSYQQYHYVKKRQVEEETPAAVESPKQPFFDQYYLLDSVNKIQASLSNYTCTLHKLGLIDEYLNPNPTNYLEQYNQLPISDGLKKDLAYGINHCVQLTYCLPLERLKSPLPLNLQYLLMAMKCEKETRVDACFKEDLRKNINEFDLSLFPEDDTEESKLNKLSAIVMEADSINELEIL from the exons GTCATGGCAAATTGCTTTGGAGAAGATGTGTATTACGACTACCTGGCTAAAGTTGGCATTGCCCAGAGAGAGTGCCAACAGTACCCTGTCTCCAGCCTTCACAGTATCGATTACCCATACTACGAAAAACTG GGATACCCCACCAACGCAGGAGGATATCCTATCTACTCCCAGTATCCATCACAATACCTAGGAAACACTCATTACCTAGGGAACACAGGACATCATTATGGCGTACCGCAATCTTATCAACAATACCACTACGTGAAG AAACGACAGGTTGAAGAAGAAACCCCAGCAGCAGTAGAATCCCCAAAACAGCCTTTCTTCGACCAGTATTACTTACTTGACTCCGTCAACAAGATCCAGGCTTCCCTTAGCAACTACACCTGCACTCTCCACAAGCTTGGCCTC ATTGACGAATACCTCAACCCAAATCCCACCAACTATTTGGAACAATACAATCAACTGCCAATCAGCGATGGATTGAAGAAGGATCTTGCTTATGGTATCAACCACTGCGTTCAATTGACG TACTGCCTTCCCCTGGAAAGACTcaaatcccccctccccctcaaTCTCCAATACCTCCTGATGGCCATGAAGTGCGAAAAGGAAACTAGAGTAGACGCCTGCTTCAAGGAGGACCTCAGGAAAAACATCAACGAGTTTGATCTCTCCTTGTTCCCCGAGGACGACACTGAAGAGAGCAAGCTGAATAAGCTCTCGGCCATCGTCATGGAAGCAGATTCAATTAACGAACTGGAAATTCTTTAG